Below is a genomic region from Schistocerca cancellata isolate TAMUIC-IGC-003103 chromosome 12, iqSchCanc2.1, whole genome shotgun sequence.
gggaaggcaaacTAAAGACAGCAATTttttggctgaacacttagaagatgcaacagatctactaaagagattgcctacactacacttgtccgtcctcttttggagtactgctgcgcagtgtgggatccttaccaggtaggattaatggtgtacattgagaaagttcaatgaagagtagcacattttgtattagcaagaaatagagaagagagtTTCACCAGCACAATgctggatttggggtggacatcactagAACAAAGGCATTTCCCGTTACAGCGGGATCCTTTCACGAAATTTAAATTATCTACTTTCTCCTccaaacgtgaaaatattttgtcgatgctgacctacatagggctAAAActgtcatcacaataaaataaacgaAACCAGAGCTCGCATGTAAAGATATAAGAGTTTGTTTTTACCTcacactgtttgagagtggaataacagagaacgaTTGTGAAGGCGgtttgatgaaccctttgccaggcagtgtcatttgcagagtatccatctatCTGTAGAGCGACTCTGATGCGAGTATATAAGCATCGACATTTAGGCAGGTGATTGGTACGGCATTCGTGTCTTCAGCGTGTATGTGGTAACGTGAACTACGGCAACATTATTACCAAGTGTGTCTCAACAGGACGGACATGCTGTCGAATGCTGCTGATTCTTGATAATGCACGGCCCTATATTGCAAATATTGTATCACAAAAGTGACATCGACTCAAGTGGGAGAGTCTAGAGCACctgccctacagtcctgatctctcacaATGCTATCATCACATGTTCAGTCCCTTAAAACATGTCTCAAATGGTCAACAATTCCTGTTGGACTAGCATGTGCACAGGCAGTTaatggacttcttcacacagcacgacatggtgttttaccaaacagatatcttcaacCTGCAGCATCGGTTGGGCAGTAgcctcaatgctcatggcgattttgcccATTTggctcaaatatggttcaaatagctctaagcactatgggacttaaacatctgaggtcatcactcccctagactttgaactacttaaacctaactaacctaaggacatcacacacagccatgcccgaggcaggattcgaacctgcgaccgtagcggtcgcgcggttccagactgaagcgcctagaaccgctcggccacttcggccggctagcaaGATTCAATTACATTTAAGGACAAACTGTTGAACATAATGCAAGTGACTACAATGATATTTAACAATTAGCATTGGTATTTGTACAGTAATAAACAGAAATGACAATGATTCTAACAGAAATAGTTACAAGCAGCAGAAATGGAGGTTTTGAAGACAGAAATACATATTTCAGTACGaatatattagaaaaaaaaaaggagcatcCATATGCTCcattccaaattatttttataaaacagtACATTTCGTGTACATTCATTTTCTTAGTGGTGTGTGGTCTAATTGGAGAAACAACTAACAGTAAACAGTTACGTGCAGTTTTGGAAATTCAGTTAGTAGAGGCCCTATGAAATGGTCTGCAGTTCAAGTACAGCTAAGGCTCTCCATATTCTACCATATAATGGTCGTTTGCTTTAGATTTATTTAGTGTGTGAAAATTGCCAATCAGAAGCTGATTGTCCAAGAACCGAAAGACAAAGATGAATGCCcaacttttcttcttcttatccCATTGAACAAACTCAACTTCAATAAACCAAGTCTCTTTTGTTCACCGGTGGTAATATCGCACTGTCAGCGCAAGTTGGAAAATCCAGAGGTCTCAAGAGGATGCCTCTACAAGTttacatgacaaaaaaaaattcacgTTGTTGATTATGTtttaatttttgagaatgtaaaaCATAACACTGTTAAATTAAATACAATTGTTCCTCGGACTTTTATGAAATGTATAGCTACTGCCACATGGACGAGGCAGTACCAAAAcacaaatgtatgaaaatgtaactAATTAAATCTCTTAATTACTGTGAATGTAAAAGCTGAGCTTCTTTCATATCAAATATGATAGTTTGTTTGATTTTAAGAAATAGAATTGCTTCTGATGACAGTGTTATTTCAGGCCTACCCATATGTTCCATAGAGCTAGAATGGCCACAGAAGAGCAAAAGTCGGCACTGATGCTACGAGGGGTGTTGCCTGGTGGACGAGTACAATTCAGAAGCCAAGGTTTTTGGTTCAATGCCTAATTGGTCCTAGGATGTTTTCATCCAACTTACTGCTTCTTTCACATCTGGCAATATTTTGCGTATGTGACAAACACAAAGTTGGTGAGTTGTCAGGATTCCACATTCTCCTATAACTGGCTGAATAAGTCAGGACAATAGCAGCCCTACTCGTACAGAGACAACCGACTCTGCTCCTCCAAAAGTCCTCGCCCATTATTGCCTGCTCTGCCAAATAGATGAGGATACGCTTTTTACTGAGTAACATAGAATGACAAGTTCAAGTAGAATAGCCATCTCGATACAATAAAGTAACAGGGGAGCATGTAACTGTACGGTTGTTAACCACACAAGTCGTCAATATTATGAGGGGTGTATAGACAACTTAATGActacacttttaaaaaaaattattattaacaagcaTCTCTTTTCTGTTTATTGAACACAGAAATATTCCATTCATTTATTATTTCCATCCTGAATGCATGTATTCAATTTTTCAAAGTCATGCACAGGCAATATTTTTCTAGTATCCACAGCCACAAAAATATATCACATAATAAATATAACACACACAAGTTAGCTCTGACCACACTGTCAGAGGTCTTTGCAATCTTAAACACTAAGAGAAAATAATTCTCATAGATTCTATGAACACATTTAACACGGTGCATTCTCAATTACTGAAATACTATTTGTCGCGACCTGTATAACGCAACAGTCTCGTACTTGAAAAAGTAAGGACTTAACAGGATATTTAAAAAGTGcaaacaaaatcaaataaataagcACAAATGGAATCTTACAGTCTTACAATAACCAAAGTCGAtacaataaaattcaaataaaaacaaTAGTTAATCATACATGgtatgtcaaaagaaaaaaaaaaaaaaaaaaaaaaaaaaatagccaagCCTGCATAATAAGTAAAACTTTGGTGGAGATGATGACCATTATATCACATAATATGACACTCTACAACTCATTCTTGTTAAGAGACTTAATGATTTTCTTTTGAGGAACTTCAAATCTGAAAGCCTATCCGTGCCACATTCTGCATCCTGGTGACAACTTTCTGGCAAGAAAGGACAGGGAAGAAACGTGCAAAAGGAGAGGTAACAATTCTAGCGAATGTCACTAGCCGTTCCAGGTAACCTAACTATATATTGTCTACTGATATGTTCAACCTGAAAATTGTACTTGGATTAGTGAGAGATGTGCGGATGGCACTTTCGAAACGCTCCTTGATTCGTGCGAAGTCCATAACATTTTCAGGTTTGGACTCTATCCAGAACCTGTCGAACTCGTAGAACAGGAAGCAGTAGAACTGGTGGAAGGAAGATATGGCGGGGCAGCCGCGGGTGACATTGAAGAAGTGCGTCTTGGCCGTGCCGTCCTTCAACATGTGGTAGGCCATGCTAGTCAGGTTGATGCCGACAATGGCGAAGGCGTACCCGTAGCGGGGGTGGTGCGAGTGAGAGAGCACGTGGCACGCGGCCCCGGGGTACTCCTGGGCAAAGTATATCAGGTTCTCCAGCCCCAGGAGACCCATGCCGCGGAAGTCCGTCTTGGGGTCTTCCCCCTGGAAACCGATATCCTGCCACTGCTTCGTAACACGCGACTCCAAAGGTTTGTCGGGCATCAGTAGCTGCCACAACCTGGAATGTAGAGAACACTGTAAGAACACTGGACAGAAAGGCCACAAATTTTCAGCAGACTTCAGCTAATTGTGTTTATAATGCATtacgagatgtgatcaaaaagtaacaggaattttttaattttgcaggctTCATACAtccaattttcagaaatttttttatcttattcgTGGACatattcctgatgtatgtttgaattttcagctgttttaaatatttagtttACTGTTGACAGTCGAAAAAGTTACACATGTTTTCGAGTgatcagtaatttttttatttttttatttttggaaacagtggatcaaagaatttgcattaaattttgcttgaaacatggaatgaagtgcagcaccacattcaaaatgttgTCTGTGGCCCTTGGCGACTTTGCCACAAGTAAGACAAAAGTTTGAGAGTAGTATAAATTTtccaaagagggtcgagaagacttTGGTGATGACAACAGCCCTAGCCATCCTAGCATATCATTACCAAtggcaatgtggaagaagtaaaaaaataaataaaaataaaataaaaaagttctggAAAATTACAATCAGACAGGTTGCTGATGGTGTCAGTATAGCCTTTAGCTCATGTCAGACAATTTTTTCTGAGGTTTTGGGGCATtaaacatgtagcagcaaagtttgttccaaaattgttgaattttgaccaagAACAGCACTGTGCAGACATtgcacaggatctgttgaatgaagttgacaatgatccagaacttccaAAGACAGTTATAACAGATGGCAAAGCAAGGGTAGAACAGTATGACACTGAAACCAAgaccaatcgtcccaatggaaactgcctgatggGCAAAGACCAAAAAATATTCCACAAGATCGgccacatgtgaaggttcttctcactgatTTCTTCAACCGCAATGGGACAGCTCATCACAAGTTTCTGCCTTATTGTCATACAGCCAACAAGGAATACTACTTGGAATTTATGTGCCATTTGCGTGAAGCAATCCAAGAAAAATGACCAGAACTGTGGTGAAACCGCtcatagaaattgcatcacaataatgctcccACTCACAGCTCAATGCTTCTTTGCGTTTTGctggcaaaaaacaaaactgttatgttgTCTCAGCCACCGTTTTTGGCAGACAAGGCCCCCTAAGACTTCTTTCTTTGTTTGAGAACCCTGAAATGACGTCTTTTGATGccctgatgagataaaaacagacttgctgaaggagctgaacaccatagtGAAAagcgagttccagaagtgcttccaagactggaaaaagttctcacacaagtgtattatatctgagggagTTTACTTTGAAGGGGGCAaagatgatgatgaataaataaagactctttaagaaaaacaaaaattccaattaTTTTGTGATCACATCTTGTACATCCTTTAAGACACAATATTACATTGTGGAGAGAATCATTTTAGCAATGAAAGAGTCTAATGACTTTTTTATTTAACTATAATGACTGGTCTTTGGTGAATTGGGCTGTCTTCAAATGTGAAACAAAACACACAGGAGGACAGTTGTTACCACTGGCAACAGCTGCTGAGCATTGTTACAAATTGCAAACCATATTTCCAAAACTACCATACAAAAGAAGGCCAACCACAAATCAGTTCCTACATTCAACCACTGACCACTGTACATATGCAAAGACGACAGATACAGAATTAAGTGACTACTGCAGCAGAGGGACAGCTCAAATGCTGCCAGTTTTAGGGTTGTCTGTAGCATGGCTATCCGCACACACTCTGACTGTGAATGTATACATTTTGCTAACTGAGTGAATTAGTCTTTCCTGCAAATAATATTACCATGGCAGCATACTatggaaataaaagatttttttgacAGTGTGTGATAATATTGCTGATTGACTTACAGTCATAAGGCTGTGATAAAAGGCACAGTTCGCTGCTTAATGTTTCATCTTTCACTACCAGAGACTTCAGATGTTATAACAAGTCGATAAAGCTGTTAAAGACTCAAAACACACTGAACTTCCCAACTTGTCACAGTCTATGATGAAATCTCCAACAGTGGAAGGCGAAATGTTAGAAGGCAATTATGTATTGGACCATGGCCTTATGCCAataaatcaaatatcagcaatATCGCAAATACCAGCCATGAATGTCTACATTGTATGAATAATTTAGgaagagacagattgctacttaccacacaTATGACACTCTTCAGTTACAGAtatgcacaattaaaagacacttacaaaaaAACTCCCAGTCACatacttcatcagcaaaagagaaatgcacctcattcatacacacaagcaactcGTGTACAAATGACGCCAACTCTGGCAACTCGGGCCAGAATGCCTTGTATGAATGTTTGATAATGCCAATGTTTGGGAGAGTACAAAGGACCACCTCTCCAGGTACGAAACTTGGGGAGTGCAGATAGTCAACAATGCCACCACACCTACACTCAATACAGTCTAAGGTTAATAACTGTATTGAGCAAATGTGTCCACAACAAAGAATTGATCAGCTCCTCAAAACTGAAACACAAATCATCAGAActctcataaaaaaataaataccagATTAAAGGAGCCAGAGAATCCTCCCCAATGAATCTGTGTAATGAGGGATTGGCCCAATAacaagcacaatgaaaaagaaaaatttctttcaCATCTTGCGACTGCAAGGAAACAAGATCTTACTACAACTTGTGATGAGAAAGAAGACAGGATGATGATGGATCTGACAAATTCAGGAAGATTCTCAAGCAGTTAGACTCCAGATAACAGATGCAGAAAACAAAGACGAAATACTtttcttaagaatcatgaaatttcaGATTAAATGTGAAAATCATGATCAGAAATAATGAATCATTATTGAGCAGATCACAAGCACTGAATAGTAcaacctccaaaaaaaaaataaaaataaaaactgaatgtaTTATGACAAGTGGTCCAATGTGGCAAATAAAgtgaacaataagaagaagaagaagaagaagaagaagaagaagatgatgatgatgatgatgataatgatgatgactaaCCCATCCAATACataaaacaactacagaggaatctccctCCTGATCACCAGAATCCCATCAGTTTGTCTCTTGAACAGAACACAAAAACAATTGGTACCTAAATCAGCAGAATATCAAGCTGGATTCAGACTGA
It encodes:
- the LOC126109648 gene encoding ELMO domain-containing protein 2 — encoded protein: MFRSMWTYIYWLLRPAVKWILRKTTKLCELQRICYGEKPGASRAHGVEFSLRYSRSQSIRKLLDVLDRQCDSKLFITERKSLVPFAVNTVASAKEINLHIHRQFIKSFSTCIEQIWGYRELIHHVESLRKTWYDASNLDHERKLLRLWQLLMPDKPLESRVTKQWQDIGFQGEDPKTDFRGMGLLGLENLIYFAQEYPGAACHVLSHSHHPRYGYAFAIVGINLTSMAYHMLKDGTAKTHFFNVTRGCPAISSFHQFYCFLFYEFDRFWIESKPENVMDFARIKERFESAIRTSLTNPSTIFRLNISVDNI